A stretch of Streptomyces vietnamensis DNA encodes these proteins:
- the glyA gene encoding serine hydroxymethyltransferase, producing the protein MNVLNTSLAELDPEVHEALRAELHRQQSTLEMIASENFAPSAVMEAQGSVATNKYAEGYPGRRYYGGCEHVDVTERLAIERVKSLFGAGFANVQPHSGAQANTAVFFALLQPGDTVLGLDLAHGGHLTHGMRINYSGRMLDVVPYHVSETDHLVDMEEVERLAKEHRPKMIIAGWSAYPRKLDFAAFRRIADEVGALLMVDMAHFAGLVAAGLHPSPVPHAHVVTTTTHKTLGGPRGGVILTDDADLAKKINSAVFPGMQGGPLEHVIAAKAVSFKVAASPGFAERQARTLAGARLLAERLTRSDAAAAGVKVLTGGTDVHLVLVDLRDSELDGKRAEDLLHAIGITVNRNAVPFDPRPPMVTSGLRIGTPALATRGFTEEDFAEVADVIALALKPEPDVAALRARTEALAAKYPLYPHLSEDGDVR; encoded by the coding sequence ATGAACGTGCTGAACACCTCCCTGGCCGAGCTGGACCCCGAGGTCCACGAGGCCCTCCGCGCAGAGCTGCACCGCCAGCAGTCCACCCTCGAGATGATCGCCTCCGAGAACTTCGCGCCGTCCGCCGTGATGGAGGCCCAAGGGTCGGTCGCGACCAACAAGTACGCCGAGGGCTACCCCGGCCGCCGCTACTACGGCGGCTGCGAACACGTGGACGTCACCGAGCGCCTGGCCATCGAGCGCGTCAAGTCCCTCTTCGGGGCGGGCTTCGCCAACGTCCAGCCGCACTCGGGCGCACAGGCGAACACCGCCGTCTTCTTCGCCCTCCTCCAGCCCGGCGACACCGTCCTCGGCCTCGACCTCGCGCACGGCGGCCACCTCACCCACGGCATGCGCATCAACTACAGCGGCAGGATGCTCGATGTCGTGCCGTACCACGTCTCCGAGACCGACCACCTCGTCGACATGGAGGAGGTCGAGCGGCTCGCCAAGGAACACCGGCCCAAGATGATCATCGCGGGCTGGTCGGCGTACCCCAGGAAGCTGGACTTCGCGGCCTTCCGGCGGATCGCCGACGAGGTCGGTGCCCTCCTCATGGTCGACATGGCGCACTTCGCGGGCCTGGTCGCCGCCGGACTGCACCCCAGCCCCGTCCCGCACGCGCACGTGGTCACCACCACGACGCACAAGACGCTCGGCGGTCCCCGCGGCGGAGTCATCCTCACCGACGACGCCGACCTCGCCAAGAAGATCAACTCGGCGGTGTTCCCCGGCATGCAGGGCGGCCCGCTGGAGCACGTCATCGCCGCGAAGGCGGTCTCCTTCAAGGTGGCGGCGTCGCCCGGGTTCGCCGAACGCCAGGCCCGTACGCTGGCCGGTGCCCGCCTCCTCGCCGAGCGCCTCACCCGGTCCGACGCGGCCGCGGCCGGAGTGAAGGTCCTGACGGGCGGCACGGACGTCCACCTCGTCCTCGTCGACCTGCGGGACTCCGAACTCGACGGAAAGCGGGCCGAGGACCTGCTGCACGCCATCGGCATCACCGTCAACCGCAACGCCGTCCCCTTCGACCCGCGCCCGCCCATGGTCACCTCCGGCCTGCGCATCGGAACGCCGGCCCTGGCCACCCGGGGCTTCACGGAGGAGGACTTCGCCGAAGTCGCCGACGTGATCGCACTGGCCCTCAAGCCCGAGCCGGACGTGGCCGCCCTGCGCGCCCGCACCGAGGCGCTCGCGGCCAAGTACCCGCTCTACCCGCACCTTTCGGAAGACGGAGACGTCCGATGA
- a CDS encoding sarcosine oxidase subunit delta family protein, with protein MLLIPCPWCGPRDEAEFHYGGQAHVPYPEDPAALTDEEWARYLFFRDNPKGPFAERWSHAAGCRRWFNAVRDTATNEILAVYKAGESRPETVEPRPVTSPPRPVTSQPRPVTSQPRPESSARPATEDEARSGPTGIQGAEPPGGVEGAAPPEGGTGRGGRDDHPFRTPTGGRIDRGTPLTFTFDGIRYEGFRGDTLASALLANGVVQAATSIKLGRPRGIFSAGVEEPNAIVQIEAPFPEPMLPATTIELYDGLVASSLPGQGRLATEPDPARYDAVHAHCDLLVVGAGPAGLAAAAAAARSGARVVLADDQPEPGGSLLGTGEHLDWVEATRARLEAAPEVRVLRRTTVFGHYDDNHLLAVEHRTNHLGAEAPEHVSRERVWRIRARRVVLATGAHERSLAFGDNDRPGVMLAASARTYLHRYAVLPGRHAVVFTTNDSAYAAALDLSAAGVDIAAIVDTRPEPGEWAERARSAGIEVLAGHAVTATEGGAHLTAVTVAPYGEPVGRREFAVDLLLVSGGWNPVAHLFSQAGGKLRHDDVLGTFVPDSCRQAVDVAGSANGAFDLATTLAQGAAAGARAVEAEGYAAEAPALPAVAAQPHTPPMQVFAVPTGTGAPRFVDLQRDVTVDDLARATGAGLRSVEHTKRYTTAGTANDQGKTGGVLTSGIVAELLGVDISALGLPTFRPPYTPVSFATLAGRDRGALSDPIRTTAVHAWHVAHGALFENVGQWKRPWYYPQDGEDMDAAVLRECRAAREGVAFMDASTLGKIDVQGPDAAVFLDRLYTNMMSTLKVGMIRYGVMSRLDGMIFDDGTVIRVAQDRFLVTTTTGNAAAVLDWMEEWLQTEWPELRVHCTSVTEQWATVALVGPRSREVLGSLAPRLAVANDDFPFMAWRETTVAGIEARVCRISFSGELAYEINVSPWEALALWEALYEAGAPHGITPYGTETMHVLRAEKGYPIIGQDTDGTVTPQDLGMSWAVSKKKPDFIGKRSYARADTVRPDRKHLVGLLPEDPAALLPEGTHLVADGELPAPPVPMLGHVTSSYRSAALGRTFALALVKGGRDRIGERLYAPVGDRLLPVTVASPVLYDPEGARRDG; from the coding sequence ATGCTGCTCATCCCCTGCCCGTGGTGCGGGCCCCGCGACGAGGCCGAGTTCCACTACGGCGGCCAGGCGCACGTGCCCTATCCCGAGGATCCCGCCGCCCTCACCGACGAGGAGTGGGCGCGGTACCTGTTCTTCCGCGACAACCCCAAGGGCCCGTTCGCCGAGCGGTGGAGCCATGCGGCGGGCTGCCGCAGGTGGTTCAACGCGGTGCGCGACACGGCGACGAACGAGATCCTGGCCGTCTACAAGGCGGGGGAGTCGCGCCCGGAGACGGTGGAACCGCGTCCGGTCACCTCACCGCCGCGTCCGGTCACCTCACAACCGCGTCCGGTCACCTCTCAGCCGCGCCCGGAATCGTCAGCCCGTCCGGCGACCGAGGACGAGGCCCGTTCAGGGCCGACGGGGATCCAGGGAGCGGAGCCCCCCGGCGGGGTCGAAGGGGCAGCGCCCCCGGAGGGCGGGACAGGGAGGGGCGGCAGGGACGACCATCCCTTCCGCACCCCCACCGGCGGCCGGATCGACCGCGGCACCCCCCTCACCTTCACCTTCGACGGCATCCGGTACGAAGGGTTCCGGGGCGACACCCTCGCCTCCGCCCTCCTCGCCAACGGCGTCGTCCAAGCCGCCACCAGCATCAAGCTGGGCCGCCCCCGCGGCATCTTCTCGGCCGGCGTGGAGGAACCCAACGCGATCGTCCAGATCGAGGCCCCCTTCCCCGAGCCCATGCTCCCCGCCACCACCATCGAGCTCTACGACGGTCTGGTCGCGAGCAGCCTCCCGGGCCAGGGACGCCTCGCCACCGAACCGGACCCCGCCCGCTACGACGCCGTACACGCCCACTGCGACCTGCTGGTCGTCGGCGCGGGCCCCGCCGGCCTCGCGGCCGCCGCGGCGGCCGCGAGGAGCGGCGCACGCGTCGTCCTCGCCGACGACCAGCCGGAACCCGGCGGCAGCCTGCTCGGCACCGGTGAACACCTCGACTGGGTGGAGGCGACCCGCGCACGGCTCGAAGCCGCCCCGGAGGTACGCGTCCTGCGGCGCACCACCGTCTTCGGCCACTACGACGACAACCACCTCCTCGCCGTCGAGCACCGCACCAACCACCTCGGCGCCGAGGCCCCGGAGCACGTCTCCCGCGAGCGCGTCTGGCGGATCCGCGCCCGGCGCGTGGTCCTCGCGACCGGCGCCCACGAGCGCTCACTGGCGTTCGGAGACAACGACCGCCCCGGTGTGATGCTGGCCGCCTCGGCCCGGACGTACCTCCACCGGTACGCCGTTCTGCCCGGTCGGCACGCGGTCGTGTTCACCACCAACGACAGCGCCTACGCCGCCGCCCTCGACCTGTCGGCGGCGGGAGTGGACATCGCGGCGATCGTCGACACCCGGCCCGAACCGGGGGAGTGGGCCGAGCGTGCCCGGTCCGCCGGGATCGAGGTGCTGGCCGGACACGCGGTCACGGCCACGGAGGGCGGGGCCCACCTCACCGCCGTGACGGTCGCCCCGTACGGGGAGCCCGTGGGACGACGGGAGTTCGCCGTCGACCTGCTCCTGGTCTCCGGCGGCTGGAACCCGGTCGCGCATCTGTTCAGCCAGGCGGGCGGCAAGCTCCGCCACGACGACGTACTCGGCACGTTCGTGCCCGACAGCTGCCGTCAGGCGGTGGACGTCGCGGGCAGCGCGAACGGGGCCTTCGATCTCGCCACGACCCTCGCGCAGGGCGCGGCGGCCGGCGCCCGCGCGGTCGAGGCGGAGGGCTACGCCGCCGAGGCGCCGGCCCTCCCGGCCGTCGCCGCCCAGCCGCACACCCCGCCCATGCAGGTGTTCGCCGTCCCCACCGGCACCGGAGCCCCCCGGTTCGTCGACCTCCAGCGCGATGTCACGGTCGACGACCTGGCGCGGGCGACCGGGGCGGGCCTGCGCTCGGTGGAGCACACCAAGCGCTACACCACGGCCGGCACCGCCAACGACCAGGGCAAGACGGGCGGGGTCCTGACGAGCGGGATCGTCGCCGAACTCCTCGGCGTGGACATCTCGGCGCTCGGCCTGCCCACGTTCCGGCCGCCGTACACCCCCGTCTCCTTCGCCACCCTCGCCGGCCGCGACCGCGGCGCGTTGTCCGACCCGATCCGCACGACCGCCGTCCACGCGTGGCACGTCGCGCACGGCGCCCTGTTCGAGAACGTCGGCCAGTGGAAGCGGCCCTGGTACTACCCGCAGGACGGCGAGGACATGGACGCGGCCGTGCTGCGCGAGTGCCGCGCCGCCCGCGAGGGCGTGGCCTTCATGGACGCCTCCACCCTCGGCAAGATCGACGTGCAGGGCCCGGACGCCGCGGTCTTCCTCGACCGGCTCTACACCAACATGATGAGCACCCTGAAGGTCGGCATGATCCGCTACGGCGTCATGAGCCGCCTGGACGGCATGATCTTCGACGACGGCACGGTCATCCGCGTCGCCCAGGACCGCTTCCTGGTCACCACCACGACGGGCAACGCGGCCGCCGTACTGGACTGGATGGAGGAGTGGCTGCAGACCGAGTGGCCCGAACTCCGCGTCCACTGCACTTCCGTCACCGAGCAGTGGGCCACCGTCGCCCTGGTCGGCCCGCGTTCTCGCGAGGTGCTCGGCTCGCTCGCGCCCCGACTTGCGGTCGCCAACGACGACTTCCCGTTCATGGCGTGGCGGGAGACGACGGTCGCGGGCATCGAGGCGAGGGTGTGCCGGATCAGCTTCTCCGGCGAACTCGCCTATGAGATCAACGTGTCACCGTGGGAGGCCCTCGCCCTGTGGGAGGCGCTGTACGAGGCGGGCGCCCCGCACGGCATCACTCCGTACGGGACGGAGACCATGCACGTCCTGCGCGCGGAGAAGGGGTACCCGATCATCGGCCAGGACACCGACGGCACGGTCACCCCGCAGGACCTCGGCATGAGCTGGGCGGTGTCCAAGAAGAAGCCCGACTTCATCGGCAAGCGCTCCTACGCCCGCGCCGACACCGTCCGCCCCGACCGCAAGCACCTCGTCGGCCTCCTCCCCGAAGACCCGGCCGCCCTCCTCCCCGAGGGCACCCACCTGGTCGCCGACGGCGAACTGCCCGCCCCGCCCGTCCCGATGCTCGGGCACGTCACCTCCAGCTACCGCAGCGCGGCGCTCGGCCGGACCTTCGCGCTCGCCCTGGTCAAGGGCGGCCGGGACCGCATCGGCGAACGCCTCTACGCACCCGTCGGCGACCGGCTGCTGCCGGTGACCGTCGCAAGCCCCGTCCTCTACGACCCCGAGGGAGCCCGCCGCGATGGCTGA
- a CDS encoding IclR family transcriptional regulator: MSNQSAHGETQAPAVNGVQSVDRAVSVLEILAQRGEAGVSEVAAEIDVHKSTAFRLLGALEARGLVEQAAERGKYRLGFGIVRLAGAVTGRLDITQQGRPVCERLSEEIGETVNIAVLQEHYAVNLYQVRGPGAVGTHNWVGQLTPVHATSSGKILLAHLPAKERAGVLAASGLKKLTPHTLTARTKLEKNLAEARERGYAVTLEEFELGLHAVAAPIRSHQGETLAALSASGPAYRFTEERVHELAPLLVQGAEEISHRMGYVG; the protein is encoded by the coding sequence ATGAGCAACCAGTCGGCACATGGCGAAACACAGGCTCCCGCAGTGAACGGGGTGCAGTCCGTCGACCGTGCCGTCAGCGTCCTGGAGATCCTCGCCCAGCGCGGTGAGGCGGGCGTCAGCGAGGTCGCCGCCGAGATCGACGTCCACAAGTCGACCGCGTTCCGCCTGCTCGGCGCGCTGGAGGCGCGCGGTCTGGTCGAGCAGGCGGCCGAACGGGGCAAGTACCGGCTGGGCTTCGGGATCGTGCGCCTGGCGGGGGCGGTCACGGGCCGTCTCGACATCACACAGCAGGGCCGGCCGGTGTGCGAGCGGCTCAGCGAGGAGATCGGCGAGACCGTCAACATCGCCGTCCTGCAGGAGCATTACGCGGTCAACCTCTACCAGGTACGCGGCCCGGGCGCGGTCGGCACGCACAACTGGGTCGGGCAGCTCACCCCGGTGCACGCGACGTCCAGCGGCAAGATCCTGCTCGCCCATCTGCCGGCGAAGGAGCGCGCCGGCGTGCTCGCGGCATCCGGGTTGAAGAAGCTGACGCCGCACACCCTGACCGCCAGGACCAAGCTGGAGAAGAACCTCGCCGAGGCGCGGGAGCGCGGGTACGCGGTGACGCTGGAGGAGTTCGAGCTCGGACTGCACGCCGTCGCGGCCCCGATCCGTTCCCACCAGGGCGAGACCCTCGCCGCCCTCAGCGCCTCCGGCCCCGCGTACCGCTTCACCGAGGAGCGCGTCCACGAGCTCGCACCCCTGCTGGTCCAGGGCGCCGAGGAGATCAGCCACCGGATGGGCTACGTGGGCTGA
- a CDS encoding sarcosine oxidase subunit gamma, with translation MADTAPTARQRSPLAHAADRLAAATRSSGGAVRLAEVPFLAQLNVRLDAKSPAADAVGLALGLPLPLEPDTVVRVGELGAVWLGPDEWLVVGPPGTQRDLESRIRSAAGDEHVSVTDVSAQRTTLLVGGPRARDLLSHGCRLDLHPRVFGPGRSAQTTLARTQVVLVARDEPRAGFWVLVRSSFAGYLTDWLLDAAVEYG, from the coding sequence ATGGCTGACACCGCTCCGACCGCACGGCAGCGCAGCCCGCTGGCGCATGCCGCCGACCGCCTGGCCGCCGCGACGCGCTCCTCGGGCGGCGCGGTCCGCCTGGCCGAAGTCCCCTTCCTGGCCCAGCTGAACGTCCGCCTCGACGCCAAGAGCCCGGCGGCGGACGCCGTCGGACTCGCCCTGGGACTCCCACTGCCCCTGGAGCCCGACACCGTCGTACGCGTGGGGGAGCTGGGCGCGGTGTGGCTCGGCCCCGACGAATGGCTGGTGGTGGGCCCGCCCGGCACCCAGCGGGACCTGGAGAGCAGGATCCGCTCGGCGGCCGGGGACGAGCACGTCTCCGTCACCGACGTCTCCGCCCAGCGCACCACCCTCCTGGTCGGCGGACCGCGCGCCCGCGACCTGCTGTCCCACGGCTGCCGGTTGGACCTGCACCCGCGCGTCTTCGGCCCCGGCCGTTCGGCCCAGACGACGCTGGCCCGCACCCAGGTCGTCCTGGTGGCCCGGGACGAGCCCAGGGCGGGGTTCTGGGTGCTCGTGCGCTCCTCCTTCGCCGGCTACCTGACGGACTGGCTCCTTGACGCGGCCGTGGAATACGGGTGA
- a CDS encoding GcvT family protein, with translation MAGPRVVIIGAGVVGAALADEISARGWTEVTVVDQGPLPATGGSTSHAPGLVFQTNSSKTMTELARYTVEKFCSLDVDGKPCFLQVGGLEVATTPERLAELHRRHGWITAWGVEARMLSADECVERHPLVNRDRILGGLLIPTDGIAKAVLAVEAQIRRATERGVTFLARHEVLDVRQSEGRVTGVLTDQGELAADIVVCCAGIWGPKIARMVGMNLPLTPLAHQLAWTGPVPALAGQTEEAVRPILRHQDADLYYRDRFDGIGIGYYGHRPMPVSADDILSVDEAARMPSVLTFTEEDFEDAWTETRSLLPATAEAKVEEGINGLFSFTTDNFPLLGESQDVKGFWVAEAVWVTHSAGVGRAMAEWLVDGHCSSFDLHECDVNRFEPHQLSPEYVLARDCRNFVEVYDIIHPLQPSGDPRPIRTSPFHPRQQEHGAFFLEASGWERPQWYEANAGLVEGRNIPTPDDWAARFWSPVVGAEAQATRETVAMYDMTALKRLEVSGPGAADFLEGLTTGKVAKSVGSVTYTLLLDHDGGIRSDVTVARLARDLFQVGANGNLDLDWLTRHLPADGTVQVRDITAGTCCIGLWGPLARKVLQPLTDEDFSGDGLKYFRAKRAYIGSVPVTAMRLSYVGELGWELYTTADQGLKLWDTLWRAAQPLGGVIAGRGAFNSLRLEKGYRSFGTDMTYEHDPYEAGVGFAVKLDKGDFIGKAALERRREDVRRKLTCLTIDDPRSVVLGKEPVYDGDRAVGYVTSAAYGHTIGKGIAYAWLPTELTTPGTTLHIGYFDRRVEAVVAEEPLFDPTMSRLRG, from the coding sequence ATGGCGGGACCCCGAGTGGTGATCATCGGAGCGGGCGTCGTGGGAGCGGCGCTCGCGGACGAGATCTCCGCGCGCGGCTGGACCGAAGTGACCGTGGTCGACCAGGGCCCGCTCCCCGCGACCGGGGGCTCCACGTCGCACGCCCCCGGCCTGGTCTTCCAGACGAACTCCTCCAAGACCATGACCGAGCTGGCCCGCTACACCGTCGAGAAGTTCTGCTCCCTCGACGTCGACGGCAAGCCCTGCTTCCTGCAGGTCGGCGGCCTCGAAGTGGCGACCACCCCCGAACGCCTCGCGGAACTCCACCGCCGCCACGGCTGGATCACCGCCTGGGGCGTCGAGGCCCGCATGCTGAGCGCCGACGAGTGCGTCGAGCGGCATCCGCTGGTGAACCGGGACAGGATCCTCGGCGGCCTCCTGATCCCGACGGACGGGATCGCCAAGGCCGTCCTCGCCGTCGAGGCGCAGATCCGCCGGGCCACCGAACGCGGCGTCACCTTCCTGGCCCGCCACGAAGTCCTCGACGTCCGACAGAGCGAGGGCCGGGTGACCGGCGTCCTCACCGACCAGGGCGAGCTCGCCGCCGACATCGTGGTGTGCTGCGCCGGCATCTGGGGCCCGAAGATCGCCCGCATGGTCGGCATGAACCTCCCGCTGACCCCGCTCGCCCACCAGCTCGCCTGGACCGGCCCGGTCCCGGCGCTCGCGGGCCAGACGGAGGAGGCGGTACGACCGATCCTGCGCCACCAGGACGCCGACCTCTACTACCGCGACCGCTTCGACGGCATCGGCATCGGCTACTACGGCCACCGCCCCATGCCCGTCTCGGCCGACGACATCCTCTCCGTCGACGAGGCCGCCCGCATGCCCTCGGTCCTCACGTTCACCGAGGAGGACTTCGAGGACGCCTGGACCGAGACCCGGTCGTTGCTCCCCGCGACGGCGGAGGCCAAGGTCGAAGAGGGCATCAACGGCCTGTTCTCCTTCACCACCGACAACTTCCCGCTCCTCGGCGAGTCCCAGGACGTCAAGGGCTTCTGGGTGGCGGAGGCGGTGTGGGTCACCCACTCCGCGGGCGTGGGCCGCGCCATGGCCGAATGGCTCGTCGACGGCCACTGCTCGTCCTTCGACCTGCACGAGTGCGACGTCAACCGCTTCGAGCCGCACCAGCTGTCCCCGGAGTACGTCCTGGCCCGCGACTGCCGGAACTTCGTCGAGGTCTACGACATCATCCACCCCCTCCAGCCGTCGGGGGATCCGCGCCCGATCCGCACGAGCCCCTTCCACCCCCGCCAGCAGGAGCACGGCGCGTTCTTCCTGGAGGCGAGCGGCTGGGAACGCCCCCAGTGGTACGAGGCCAACGCGGGGCTGGTCGAAGGCCGCAACATTCCCACCCCCGACGACTGGGCCGCGCGGTTCTGGTCGCCCGTCGTCGGCGCCGAGGCACAGGCCACCCGCGAGACCGTCGCGATGTACGACATGACGGCCCTCAAGCGACTCGAGGTCAGCGGCCCGGGTGCCGCGGACTTCCTGGAGGGACTGACCACCGGCAAGGTCGCCAAGTCGGTCGGCTCGGTGACCTACACCCTGCTCCTGGACCACGACGGCGGCATCCGCAGCGACGTCACCGTCGCCCGGCTGGCCCGCGACCTCTTCCAGGTCGGCGCCAACGGCAACCTGGACCTCGACTGGCTCACCCGCCACCTCCCCGCCGACGGCACGGTCCAGGTGCGCGACATCACCGCCGGCACCTGCTGCATCGGCCTGTGGGGCCCCCTGGCCCGCAAGGTCCTGCAGCCGCTGACGGACGAGGACTTCTCGGGCGACGGCCTGAAGTACTTCCGCGCCAAGCGCGCCTACATCGGCTCGGTGCCCGTCACCGCGATGCGACTGTCGTACGTCGGCGAGCTCGGCTGGGAGCTCTACACCACAGCCGACCAGGGCCTGAAGCTGTGGGACACCCTGTGGCGGGCGGCCCAGCCGCTCGGCGGCGTCATCGCCGGCCGCGGCGCCTTCAACAGCCTCCGCCTGGAGAAGGGCTACCGCTCCTTCGGCACCGACATGACCTACGAGCACGACCCCTACGAGGCAGGCGTCGGCTTCGCCGTCAAGCTCGACAAGGGCGACTTCATCGGCAAGGCAGCCCTGGAGCGCCGCAGGGAAGACGTACGGCGCAAGCTGACCTGCCTCACCATCGACGACCCGCGGTCGGTCGTCCTGGGCAAGGAGCCGGTCTACGACGGCGACCGCGCGGTCGGCTACGTCACCAGCGCCGCCTACGGCCACACGATCGGCAAGGGCATCGCGTACGCCTGGCTCCCGACGGAACTCACCACCCCCGGCACCACCCTGCACATCGGCTACTTCGACCGGCGCGTCGAGGCGGTCGTCGCCGAGGAGCCGCTGTTCGACCCGACCATGTCCCGCCTCCGTGGCTGA
- a CDS encoding ABC transporter substrate-binding protein: protein MAAQVRQWRTGTVGAAVVTVLGLTLTACGGAKVGDDSAGSGSPGKCGTFNLAVNPWVGYEADAAVVAYVAQKDLGCTVKKKDLKEEIAWQGFGTGEVDTVLENWGHDDLKKKYITQQKTAVSAGSTGNKGIIGWYVPPWLAKAHPDITDWKNLNKYASEFRTSESGGKGQLLDGDPSYVTNDAALVTNLKLDFKVVYAGSETALIQSFRKAEKNREWVIGYFYEPQWFLSEVPLVKVNLPAYTTGCDADAAKIACDYPVYDLDKIVSVKFAKSGSPAYRLVKNFTWTNDDQNTVAKYIAVDKMSPEAAAKKWVEANRDKVDAWLK, encoded by the coding sequence ATGGCAGCACAGGTACGACAGTGGAGAACCGGCACGGTCGGCGCAGCCGTCGTGACCGTCCTCGGGCTGACCCTCACCGCCTGCGGCGGCGCGAAGGTCGGTGACGACTCCGCGGGTTCGGGCAGCCCGGGCAAGTGCGGCACCTTCAACCTCGCGGTCAACCCGTGGGTGGGCTACGAGGCGGACGCGGCGGTCGTCGCGTACGTCGCGCAGAAGGACCTCGGCTGTACGGTCAAGAAGAAGGACCTGAAGGAGGAGATCGCCTGGCAGGGCTTCGGGACGGGCGAGGTCGACACCGTCCTGGAGAACTGGGGCCACGACGATCTGAAGAAGAAGTACATCACCCAGCAGAAGACCGCCGTGAGCGCCGGCTCGACCGGCAACAAGGGCATCATCGGCTGGTACGTGCCGCCGTGGCTGGCCAAGGCGCACCCGGACATCACCGACTGGAAGAACCTGAACAAGTACGCGTCCGAGTTCAGGACCTCCGAGTCGGGCGGCAAGGGCCAGCTGCTTGACGGCGACCCCTCGTACGTCACCAACGACGCGGCGCTGGTGACGAACCTGAAGCTGGACTTCAAGGTGGTGTACGCGGGCAGCGAGACCGCGCTCATCCAGTCCTTCCGGAAGGCCGAGAAGAACAGGGAATGGGTGATCGGCTACTTCTACGAGCCGCAGTGGTTCCTGTCCGAGGTGCCGTTGGTCAAGGTGAACCTGCCCGCGTACACGACGGGTTGTGACGCCGACGCGGCGAAGATCGCCTGCGACTATCCCGTGTACGACCTCGACAAGATCGTCAGCGTGAAGTTCGCGAAGTCCGGCAGCCCGGCCTACCGCCTGGTGAAGAACTTCACGTGGACGAACGACGACCAGAACACCGTGGCCAAGTACATCGCGGTGGACAAGATGTCGCCCGAGGCGGCGGCGAAGAAGTGGGTGGAGGCCAACCGCGACAAGGTCGACGCCTGGCTCAAGTAG
- a CDS encoding sarcosine oxidase subunit beta family protein — translation MSPSTPGADLPDHPDWLWRDPEPKRSYDVVIVGGGGHGLATAHYLAKNHGITDVAVLEKGWLGGGNMARNTTIIRSNYLWDESAGIYEHALKLWEGLEEELDYPILFSQRGVLNLAHSLQDVRDSVRRVEANRLNGVDAEWLDAEQVKEVCPIVNTSPDVRYPVLGGTYQPRAGIAKHDYVAWGLARSADAAGIDIIQNCEVTGLDVVGGRVVGVQTTRGPIGAGKVALCSAGHTSVLAAMAGIELPLQSHPLQALVSELLEPVHPTVVMSNAVHVYVSQAHKGELVMGAGIDAYNSYTQRGAFHIIEEQMSAALELFPVFARAHVLRTWGGIVDVSPDASPIVGLSPVDNLYLNCGWGTGGFKATPGVGWVYAHTIAHDTPHPLNAPFSLDRFTTGALVDEHGAAAVAH, via the coding sequence ATGAGCCCCAGCACCCCAGGCGCCGACCTCCCCGACCACCCCGACTGGCTCTGGCGCGATCCCGAGCCCAAGCGCTCGTACGACGTGGTGATCGTGGGCGGCGGCGGACACGGCCTGGCCACCGCCCACTACCTGGCGAAGAACCACGGCATCACCGACGTCGCGGTCCTGGAGAAGGGCTGGCTGGGCGGCGGCAACATGGCCCGCAACACCACGATCATCCGCTCCAACTACCTGTGGGACGAGAGCGCCGGCATCTACGAGCACGCGCTCAAGCTGTGGGAAGGCCTCGAGGAGGAGCTGGACTACCCGATCCTCTTCTCCCAGCGCGGCGTGCTGAACCTCGCCCACAGCCTGCAGGACGTCCGCGACAGCGTGCGCCGGGTGGAGGCGAACCGGCTCAACGGCGTGGACGCCGAGTGGCTGGACGCGGAGCAGGTCAAGGAAGTCTGCCCGATCGTCAACACCTCCCCGGACGTGCGCTACCCGGTCCTCGGCGGCACCTACCAGCCGCGCGCCGGCATCGCCAAGCACGACTACGTGGCCTGGGGCCTCGCCCGGTCCGCGGACGCCGCCGGCATCGACATCATCCAGAACTGCGAGGTCACCGGCCTGGACGTGGTCGGCGGCCGGGTGGTCGGCGTCCAGACCACGCGCGGTCCCATCGGCGCGGGCAAGGTGGCCCTGTGCTCGGCCGGCCACACCTCGGTCCTCGCCGCCATGGCAGGCATCGAACTCCCGCTCCAGAGCCACCCGCTGCAGGCCCTGGTCTCCGAACTCCTGGAGCCGGTCCACCCCACGGTGGTCATGTCCAACGCCGTCCACGTGTACGTGAGCCAGGCACACAAGGGCGAGCTGGTGATGGGCGCCGGCATCGACGCGTACAACTCCTACACCCAGCGCGGTGCCTTCCACATCATCGAAGAGCAGATGTCCGCCGCCCTGGAACTCTTCCCGGTCTTCGCCCGCGCCCACGTGCTGCGCACCTGGGGCGGCATCGTCGACGTCAGCCCGGACGCCTCGCCGATCGTCGGCCTCAGCCCGGTCGACAACCTCTACCTCAACTGCGGGTGGGGCACGGGCGGTTTTAAGGCCACCCCGGGCGTCGGCTGGGTCTACGCCCACACCATCGCCCACGACACCCCCCACCCCCTGAACGCCCCCTTCTCGCTCGACCGTTTCACCACCGGCGCGCTCGTCGACGAGCACGGCGCGGCCGCGGTGGCCCACTAG